AGCGGATCGCGAGCACCTGGCGCCACAGTTCCCCCACGCCGAGCCTGCCCACGAGGTAACAGGCGAGAACGAGCACGGCACCGCCACCGAGGTTCCACAGCGACGGAGGCGGCACCGCTACAACGAGCACAGCAACAACGAGCCCGATCAGCTTCGTCCCGGCGGGAAGTCGGTGCAGGATGCTATCGCGAGCACGGTATTGGCCGAGCATCGTCATTGTCGAGCCACCACGTCGGTGAGGTAGCGCTCGATCACCGTCGACGGCGTTCCCTGCGCAATGAGGTGTGCCTCGTCAAACAGGATCGCCTCGTCGCAGCGCGACGCGAGATCAAGATCGTGGGTGACGATCACGCACTGCTGAGGCAGCCCGAGAAGCAGATCGGCGATGCGTCGAGCATTGCGAGCGTCGAGCAGCGTTGTCGGTTCGTCTGCGACGACCATCGACGGCGTGGGTGCGAGCACGGTCTGAATCGCCAGCATCTGCTTCTGCCCGCCCGACAGATCGTGGGCCGGCAGATCAGCGTGACCGGCCAGGCCGTTTTCGGCAAGCACCGTCATCACACGGTCGGCGATCTGCCCCTTTGTGAGCCCTCGCCCACGCAACGAGAACGCAAGGTCTTCGGCAACCGTCGGCATGACGATCTGCGCATCGGGGTTCGTGAAGACGAAGCCGACGCGCTTGCGCAGGGCACGAGCAGCCTTCACCGTGTCGAATCCCCCGACAGACACGTGCCCGCTCGTCGGGGTGCGCAAGCCATTGAGCAGACGCGCGAACGTGGATTTCCCCGATCCGTTCAAGCCGATCACAGCGAGGTTGTGTGCGCGGGAGGTGAGCGAGACGTCGTCGAGCGCCGTCACCTCCCCCACGGCAGTCGGATGCCGCACGGTGACGTGCGCGAGGATGATCTCGCTTTCTGCGTTGTCGGGCAGCATCCGCTTATCGAACCGCCGTCGCGCGGGCCGTTGCCGGGGCTGGTTCGCGCCGCGGCGTGACAAACGCGCGCGGGTACGCCTTCCAGACCGCAAGGGTGAGCATCACCGTGAGACCCGCTTTGATGGCGTCGCCTGGGACGAACGCGAGGTTCGCGATGGTCGCATCGGTCAGCGAGAGACCGAGAGTTGCCGCCATGACCGGGATGCCGACGGCGTAGACGACAACCATG
The Paramicrobacterium chengjingii DNA segment above includes these coding regions:
- a CDS encoding energy-coupling factor ABC transporter ATP-binding protein, with product MLPDNAESEIILAHVTVRHPTAVGEVTALDDVSLTSRAHNLAVIGLNGSGKSTFARLLNGLRTPTSGHVSVGGFDTVKAARALRKRVGFVFTNPDAQIVMPTVAEDLAFSLRGRGLTKGQIADRVMTVLAENGLAGHADLPAHDLSGGQKQMLAIQTVLAPTPSMVVADEPTTLLDARNARRIADLLLGLPQQCVIVTHDLDLASRCDEAILFDEAHLIAQGTPSTVIERYLTDVVARQ